gattagccagatggaaagttgctattctattataccgttggttgttgccgagactttactgagtgcggatgagctgaagaaggatgccaaatctgaatatctTAAGGGGATCCCCCTATTGCTGCATGTGTAATTGATCTTTTTTGCATACTTTTTTAATCGTCCTGCCTGGAACTGAgtatcagcgcccagggctgggcgttaaaatttccggcgcctggtcctgggcgttgaaactacgccccaggtttcgtttgtttatttattattttttgatttgatcgtacccgtttttttcagatttggctcatggaacgacttaggctcttagaaactcctgccgatcctaaacattatcgccctatagccttgggtaaccggaagtatttgcaccgaggccaggacgaggccgagtgggcctccttttttactcatggtatctgttctattaaatgggtggtaccgtggtggggtttgactactatgacggggggttctgatgtatcggtttatgtttctttgttggggctatcccggcccatttatatctttccttaccgagtcatgcgtcaatacggcttaaggcagactatccccttttctgatacggtaccacctaaagtagcggccttttcacaagcacgggttcaagcgtgggctaagtattatgatggtctcccgcgttgggccgtagctacaaatggctttgtgggtctttctgaaaactacaagttgtggatgagctccgatgataaagctgtgaggaccgaggctcgaaatggagagccggctgagcttttgatacctcgtattcgggttagatatgagggccgtgattctgccaatcctcgcacccatggtattaagactgtgaaagctcgtcctgatcgaaagcgaaaggaagttcctccccgttccagttctaggcctaagaagctgcctaacatgaaggggcctgccgttgctaaaagaaatgcaagctctcgcggagatcgtcgccggaacaatgtatgggttaggaaggctcaaccgcccgtagaaacagtgactaattcagttgatgttgataatccctCCCCCatcattgtctgtgcccttgaggctgagcgggctgtaattgagaatgtttctgaagccttggaatctttggaagttagtgtccaagagccggttcttatggagattgatatgggggcagcgcagaagactgtgggggtggatcctgcgaacattgccctctacaagactttatttgatgatccggaagaactagagtagtgtagttcctgctagggtgtaggtgccctttgtttattccagttgtgtttgtttttccttccttagcacttttgttttccttcttatcattttttaataaaggcgtattttatttttattttcatttttttcttctcctcttttctttttatattttatatatgtccAACACGttttgcacaatgtatatatattttttttacttgattggaccgaatccataaataggattgcctatgtatctttgttagaatcaggtcgcgcgtagttctagctagaataaattctaggatgccggattttaatagatatgccctgaggtggaagcatattatttaatcggtcaaatgaatgaagtatcatcattattttcgtctgctgtttttttttttttgccgtaagccgcgtATAAAGATGAAATTCCATTgttttttttgtacggctatatttcttttggtacgcatatctggatacgtgctgtaccccccaagtgttcgtcatttttccgttatgtgcggataaaatgacgagcacttctgaaaataaGTTAggcaagcagagagtttcaacgcccaggctggggcgtcaaagatttcggcgcccagccctgggcgctgaaaatgatttctgggcggtcgttttgacgctttgcttcacatgttcttgcatttatttctttttttcttcgttttgtgctttgctttttactcgtattaaaatcaattttgaggctatttcggaggcttttttgactgttaacgtgagacgcatttttgtcttttctattcgtgactcgaaacggctttgaaaatggagttagggtgcggaagatatgaagatctttgcgtaggctttttgggcgggttgaggtgcgtgttgttaatgaagggtatgatggggttacgttttattaattttctttttaagcaacatttgcatttgttttggatttgatttcctttgatttctttgggttgcatgggttgacttttatgattgcattggttgacctttatgtcttggaaatatgaaggggatggtacggtttattttgtggatttcgagaattggttttgatgtcatgattcaagaccgagtgggccttgctattgggcctagagtgggccgcctctttgcaagtacgtttggtgctcatttagtgttagaataaaagtttttaggagaaatattacgcctttattaatttggaaagtaaggaaaacactgaaataaaattaacctatattctaaggggtcttaggaccatctaaagcctttatttttatttttttcctaccgatctaaagaactactaggcgttttttactaaggtgctctatatggctcaagccttgggttaagtctcgtaaaactttggtccttcaccagtactcatcttgaattctattccttttgcgttgacccactgaaatgtcttcacccatccgttctcgatctcttctagtgttgatgcaggagagattaaccgggttggatcgaaaccttcatcttgtaaagctagggtagtcatcacagtctcgtcctccataggcctcgattcgttaaacaatgtccatagagcctggttgtccaatatttcagctgttttggtcttggtgaggtggggtgcctcatccaaggtgtggcagtcatggaaaatttcaaatccgggttttagcaagccatcctgaacgaagggttcagggaaatcacagcatgggtgttcttctccttcccgaacgaacatcccgttaagggttctttgatacgggggaaggagggtggtttgtttggccttgttaaggcgtagcctagacaggcggtcagcaatatcttcctccgttggttcatagcgtaagccaaagggagtagatttgttgggtaaaggatggaatgtgcattccttcttccttatgcccaatggggttcctgggaaataaccttgagctaacagcattctagggacgactcgggatgcgcgcgggtctaggaatgttggatcatagtcttcgatgaactggattgcttcatccatttgaaacccataaaggtcgtctgcagtttcgaccgttctaaccatagtacaactgatgtcgaaaggaggggcgcggatttccagtattaccccgttatggttaagtttaaccatttggtgcaaggtagaagccacacctcctaagtcatggagccaaggtcgccccaagaggaggttgaaagtgggcttgatgtcgattatttgaaactccgtggtgcgtgccttAGGCctggtttgtatggtaaggttgatttttcccaacacaggccttcgagagttatcaaaggctcgtaccccttgcgtggaggtttggaagtcatcgtttcctagccccaagcaatgggcggttcgcaatgggcaaacgttaaccgccgaaccgttatctacgagcgctagggggatgttttgtcctttccatccaaccactagatagagggctttattgtgagcacccccctctttggacaagtctttgtcagtgaaaactatggccttttctccagcatctctcgtgacgtggttaaccaatgagtcaggtgtgatatcggtaggcaccgagatgaggtcaagtgagcgaataagcttttcgcgatgttcctttgaagtacacatgagatcccagatggtaatctcggccttagtcctttttagttgcttcaagagaggattttcaatgacttctgcgacggtggtgtgccgtccattcttaggagtttgtctgactgggatatcgtccataggaggtgggcgaatatccagTTGATATATCCTTCCAGATCGGGTGAAATTGTCGACTTCaggttcctgaggggtggtgtcaatgagggcatacccgggccaagtttcagtaaagaggtcctggcccgatacttgagataggtagatatcttcagcatcatcatcccacacaccgcacacttctctctcgattcgatccatagggaccacagcgagtggtgcaccttgaggtgtaatatacaccgtagggtcgaagttctcattttctggttggtcgagagagatgtgacaagagccgagtgggcttttgttgttgttgggtttgccaacgttagggagaggtatcacttcatcctctatcatgtcctggatcgtatgttttagattccagcagttttcagtgtcatgtccatttccttgatggaatttgcagtaagtaccttcgacccaatatttgctcttgacaggagggtcacgggtggggcctataggcctcaactttccttgattggttagtctttcaaaggcttgtaccaaagtcgacccgagtggggcaaactttcggtctcggacccatcttccagggcttcttcgggcgggagtctcctctacggcatggacttcttgggcttgggatgtgttgcccctgttgtaggtgttgcttttgtatgcgggcttactttgtattattttgcgaggtcatcctcgatctttattcccacatcataaactcttttgaaagtgtcaagtcccaggtacctaaggtgttgtctgtaagccgggtccaggttgtcaatgaatttttggaccaactctgtttcgggaggcctattgattagttgggccgcctggtccctccatctagcaaagtaggttgtgaaaccttcatttttcttttggaagagaacttccagctcgcgcatggtgacttgaaaatccatgttcgacgagtattgcttgatgaagacattgacaaagtcttcccaagtggggaagagcttagggtcctggtggtagtaccatttgagcggcacaggttccaaggacaaaggaaaggcaggtaaatacatggacttgtccacgcctttcaagtttatggcattcacaaagctcaatagatgatcacggggattgtccgtggctttaaattttggtaagtcagatgaactaaacttttctggtagtttgccaggaaaaggttcaggatcgagggagaagtacttgctccccatggtttgctgtaggaccattttttcaatcctcttctcgttatcgaggtcatttttggcttgtgcagccgctaaggcttcgttttccattttcagttggcccatgagttgggtcatttggaccatctggtctcgcaattcttcgatggacatgtttgagggtgcgaatcgaggttggggaagcggagatccttgaaacgagggatgacggacggagcttggagtcactaaacctggtgttggcgatgtatcttcgagacgcactaacctttgatttcccgatcggcaccaagtggcaggaccagtctaTGCAtcagataagctaaagtttaggccccaaagtttcaagcattacttagtctagactttgactctctctattggtttttttgctctttcttttgttggtacactttttggttctttcgtttggtcattctttggattttcgaaacacttgcccattgtgacattcatagttattggcatgttcggttttggtgccgagcattgtcgtcgtaggaggcctaacaacgacacaaagagttatttatatatttttttagtctctttaagaatcgagtgcttttcatacgcccttgcaacaatttttacgaatggtttttttttgctacatattttttgcgcgggcaccgaggctgctgcgcctgaccaaaaggccaggcagcaacttcagcgcccagcgtagggcgtgagaaatttttgcgcccagccaggggcgttgaaaatgcgtccctggctggttctcgttttcagttttcgtctacttttgtttttgcgactttaattttgcgtgcttgccttataacgtccttcacgcgttgtgcagcgtttgtgggattcgttacaggccatcccgagcgtcgcttatttttgtgaggatcgttcgggtttgcggaacatgtattttagtataactctttggccaattggtttatgaatgtttgggaaattttttaaggtcgttggttttctaggattgtttatcacacacaatcatatatttcgctacacataactaacattacatcatgaggcaataataacatgtcatgtaattttatgataggcttctatgggtagtatttgcgcctggcttggtaccgcttctatcgcagatccaacacatgccctggtcaaggtagtgccttcaacagacgaatttcgcccaagaggccaatcacgatgtaagccaagggggcatgcaccgatgagagggacctaatgggcgagcgattgggtttgggacgggtgtactactagcgaaagtgccgagtggacaacattcgaagcgtatgcaccccccggttggcgatgggtatccttagtcccaactcccgagatgaaacatccaagggagccaagattcgttatgcggttctatccgttcacattaatatgctgattttcaggtcgtcccaacttgatggggaaataaacgcggggtaggatcgtttcacccttcggctattttgattacctacgagcacgagtatttccttcactatccctagtggagtcgccactgtgagggggtcgaaaaatcacgaggctaatgcgtgacctcgtccctcgtgggtgtgacgtttctttttgtcgaatcaagtgtaattggatttcctgtgagtttacacccaattgactagtaatataggagtcgccattcagtttttaacgacaatgagaaaaactgacaaaacccggttatcgtgacataaagggagtgcaattatgtttgaccacgacggccgtaggttcccttgtgatccctggtgtggggatctctcaacatacacccgcaaggtagagattgagggttcgggggactgtaactaccgagaggagtactcgctcttcgataactctagaggcaggatatccttactagctcagcataaataattgaagggacatgcgttaactattaaactaatctgagttgattttaacaatatgcaacatataatactagatcgatcgcgattatctgatttagattgttttaagggacctagcatgataatccaatttcccaacatattatctttattaggcgtgatagaacaatcagatttgattagtttaacagttcataaaagggcgaggaaagcaattaaatcacgcgaaggggcacattacgacgcacccttgagaggtgcgtcacggttctcagaaaactaaccactttgactttgctatttctcattttatttaacgaatctcaaattacgagacaggatacgttctgttcgatttttggatcgattgcgacagaacgcgtgatcaatttcgcagcgtgaggcttaggcttaggggttggagtcaatactcagaatatgaattgtgtgtgtctttcacgtcgaacttggggctatatttatagaaaagagttcgtggaaagatagaattgtggaactctaatccacgaggaattaggaaagaacacgtcccaggtaatttcaacgcccagggcgggtcgccgaagatttcggcgcccagagccaggcgttgaaaatagggtctgggccgtttcttcgtcagattcggactcttagaatccggagtgtatgagacttaatcgagtcttttagtgcgtattaattttatgacgggatgcgtgtgggcccgttacgaactctaggctcgttaggattttaatttaatatgtaactcttattttcgaatcgtattaggaataggattctctcgcaacttctatctcatttaggatttttgttggagtgcaacacctaattctgacaggtttctatcttttatgacttgccacttttaacaactacccattacggtagttactatttttagcaggttctgaaggaaataatgcccttggtccaagtatgcattctatgttaagtctaataagtgcggttcagtattaattaacaagttaataattcagtgagatcaagtgagctgaatgcctagctagaggccgcttcagttcaagtggaattaatgatattaatccacagcttactcttgactgaacccgtagggtcacacaaatagtacgtaaacggatcaagtatttaatggcattaaatactccatctatggatattcggaatcgacagatcttggtttcagtgggagctgagatcgtcacaggcaagaaatgaatgctccggaaacgatgatattgccggaaacggaaatatggatcgtatcggaaatataaatattatccaagtcgtagatgttgccggaaacggaaacatggtacgtatcggaaaatattatcggaaatggaaatattgccggaatcggaaatattgccggaaacgaaaatattgtcagaatcggaaatattgccggaatcggaaaataattccggaaacgaaaatattaaatatttgttcgaaacggaaatgaattccggaatcggaaatattaaatattgttcgtatcggaaatgaattccggaatcggaaaattaatcggaagcgtatcgtacgaattagcatcggacgaggcctgccagacgaaggcccagcacgaagccgggccatcgcccagcaagccagcgcgccacaacgcaccagccaaggctgcgccaggcccaccgcaaggcaggcccagcgcgcgccaacgctgcggcagcgtgtgggcctcgcatcaatgggctgcgagctcgcgggctgcgcgcgcgcgcatggcgcccctcgtgggctgctgtgcgtgcgtgtgtgttggtgtgctatacgaatcctaaagctatcaggtttcgactaatgattaaattcctaaacctaaaaggatgaattaattaaataagaattctattaggattctaatttaattaattcgtatcctaataggattacgattccctttccatacctctataaataaaggcctagggtcattattttgtgtagagtattcaagtattcaaagtgatttttgagagcaaaaattcagtcatacaattgcctatatgtgccgaaaattctaagtaccttaagggcgatcctagttggtcaagcttaaggcggatccggacgtgctgtagactatctacggagggacgacacttggagtcctaaagacttgttcttgttcggttcgggcgcagctagggaaggcacgcaacaaagtgtatgcatctaaactatgctaaatgattatgtgtaaataatatgctttcctggctttatggtttttccgcatgatttatgaattgttatatgtatcataacctaacagtggtatcacgagcctcttattattttcataatctaaattgcatgaacatggttaaatattacaaatttgcaagaattaaaaggggtgattaattttcgtaattgttaattaattgcaaattgcgtttatttaattatacgtacgcagtttttcggcagtttcttcgttactcatccaaatcgagtgatttttgtgtcaattccgcatgtaaaaggcattctaagcctaactatgacttttcggaggttttagtttttcgaatgcaaaatttcgtaaatttaagatgttaaattaaatatttgcgattcttgttgataaatcttgaatttttgattgacctactgtatatgtttaacaagtttgaatgcctagccttgttaattatgcaatctaatttgtaattatgattaatttgttgaaaattggaataatttagaattaatttgatttttataattagTTGTAACTTAATTagacacctatgattaaaaaccaccataaaaattgtaaatttatgttaaattttaaatttttatgacctagacttgaatccatgataatcgaaaatcaattaaataataaattttcgatttttcgccctaaaattatgaaattaatattatttattaatttgtcattaatttt
This Spinacia oleracea cultivar Varoflay chromosome 6, BTI_SOV_V1, whole genome shotgun sequence DNA region includes the following protein-coding sequences:
- the LOC130462561 gene encoding uncharacterized protein → MSIPPFSLQRAVRRWLRALTPTEKALLKEYHLEALLGLQQINIDYNFLHATLSFWDSDHHVFVFRGTEICPLPDEFAAILGYPTNATPATPGTIEEGKTTIGAFLGLDANTLAEIVVGDEVNLEKLVKHHFRPSKNMTEQKLNIRALVFCLLNHYLLSNNNGEFGDIRLIPLISQMESCYSIIPLVVAETLLSADELKKDAKSEYLKGIPLLLHIWLMERLRLLETPADPKHYRPIALGNRKYLHRGQDEAEWASFFTHGICSIKWVVPWWGLTTMTGGSDVSVYVSLLGLSRPIYIFPYRVMRQYGLRQTIPFSDTVPPKVAAFSQARVQAWAKYYDGLPRWAVATNGFVGLSENYKLWMSSDDKAVRTEARNGEPAELLIPRIRVRYEGRDSANPRTHGIKTVKARPDRKRKEVPPRSSSRPKKLPNMKGPAVAKRNASSRGDRRRNNVWVRKAQPPVETVTNSVDVDNPSPIIVCALEAERAVIENVSEALESLEVSVQEPVLMEIDMGAAQKTVGVDPANIALYKTLFDDPEELE